In Herpetosiphonaceae bacterium, the following are encoded in one genomic region:
- a CDS encoding formate--tetrahydrofolate ligase: MKTSLEIASEVQPQPMIKIAEQLGIPERYIEPYGRYKAKIDLDVLDAYRDRPSGKQILVTAITPTPLGEGKTATAIGLSMALNRLGKRAVGAIRQSSLGPVFGIKGGGAGGGYAQVIPLEASILHVTGDFHAITQAHNQIAAMTDNHWYHGNALQIDADRIQIRRVLDVNDRFLRNITIGQGGPRHGKPRQSGFDITAASELMAILALVSGTSEREALADLRARIGRVVVAFDTSGRPITADEIGAAGAATVIMRETLKPTLMQTIEHTPILLHGGPFGNIAHGNSSILADQVGLRMADYVVTEAGFGMDMGGEKFFDIKCRGFDARPAAVVLVATIRALKMHTGNYAIQPGKPLPPELLAENPDDVYAGGSNLRKQIENARLFGVPVVVAINRFVDDRPSEIAAVCELALQAGAADVAVSTVFAEGSAGGIELAEKVMAVAAQPSDTRFLYPLDLPIKAKIQTIAASIYGAAEVGYSEQADEQIATLESNGFGALPICMAKTHLSLSHDPALKGAPTGYVFPIREVRVSAGAGFIYPIAGAMMTMPGLSADPAALHIDIDERGNTIGLF; the protein is encoded by the coding sequence ATGAAAACCAGCCTCGAAATCGCGTCCGAAGTCCAGCCACAACCGATGATCAAGATCGCAGAGCAGCTCGGCATTCCTGAGCGCTACATCGAGCCGTACGGTCGCTACAAAGCGAAGATCGACCTTGATGTGCTCGACGCCTACCGGGATCGCCCGTCGGGAAAACAGATTTTGGTGACAGCCATCACGCCGACACCGCTGGGCGAGGGCAAGACCGCAACCGCCATCGGTCTGAGCATGGCGCTCAACCGGCTGGGCAAGCGAGCGGTCGGCGCGATCCGTCAAAGCTCGCTGGGGCCGGTCTTCGGCATCAAAGGCGGCGGCGCTGGCGGCGGCTACGCCCAGGTGATCCCGCTTGAGGCCAGCATCCTCCACGTCACCGGCGATTTCCACGCCATCACCCAGGCCCACAACCAGATCGCGGCCATGACCGACAACCACTGGTATCACGGCAACGCGCTCCAGATCGATGCCGATCGGATTCAGATTCGGCGCGTGCTGGACGTGAACGATCGCTTTCTGCGCAATATTACCATCGGCCAGGGCGGACCACGGCACGGCAAGCCCCGGCAGAGCGGCTTCGACATCACCGCCGCGAGCGAGCTGATGGCGATCCTGGCGCTGGTCAGCGGCACGAGCGAGCGGGAGGCGCTCGCCGATCTGCGCGCACGCATCGGGCGCGTGGTCGTCGCCTTCGACACGAGCGGCAGGCCGATCACGGCGGACGAGATTGGAGCGGCGGGCGCGGCAACCGTGATCATGCGCGAGACGCTGAAGCCGACGCTGATGCAGACGATCGAGCACACGCCGATCCTGCTGCATGGCGGCCCGTTCGGCAACATCGCCCACGGCAACTCGTCGATCCTCGCCGATCAGGTTGGCCTGCGCATGGCCGACTACGTCGTCACCGAGGCCGGATTTGGCATGGATATGGGCGGCGAGAAGTTCTTCGACATCAAGTGTCGCGGCTTCGATGCGCGACCAGCAGCGGTCGTGCTGGTGGCGACGATCCGCGCGCTCAAGATGCATACCGGCAACTACGCGATCCAGCCGGGCAAGCCGCTGCCGCCGGAGCTGCTGGCCGAAAATCCCGACGACGTGTATGCCGGTGGCAGCAACCTGCGCAAGCAGATCGAGAATGCCCGGCTCTTTGGCGTGCCCGTGGTCGTGGCGATCAACCGGTTTGTCGACGACAGGCCATCCGAGATCGCGGCGGTCTGTGAGCTGGCGCTGCAAGCCGGAGCCGCCGATGTCGCCGTCAGCACCGTCTTTGCCGAGGGCAGCGCGGGCGGGATCGAGCTGGCCGAGAAGGTGATGGCCGTGGCGGCGCAGCCCAGCGACACGCGCTTTCTGTATCCGCTCGACCTGCCGATCAAAGCGAAGATTCAGACCATCGCCGCCAGTATCTACGGCGCTGCCGAGGTTGGGTACTCCGAGCAGGCCGACGAGCAGATCGCGACCCTGGAGTCGAACGGCTTTGGCGCTCTGCCGATCTGCATGGCAAAGACGCATCTCAGTCTGAGCCACGATCCGGCCTTGAAGGGCGCGCCGACCGGCTACGTCTTTCCGATCCGTGAGGTCCGGGTCAGCGCGGGCGCTGGCTTCATCTACCCGATCGCCGGGGCGATGATGACGA